AATCAGAATATTTTTTTCAGCATCAGATAATAGGTTTGGGATAATGTCGATATCATAGAATTTTAATTTTCCACCCACGCGCGCTATTAAAGCCTGATAAGCATCATTATGTTCTACCACCACTAATATTGGCTTTACTTTAAAAATGACTATTGGACTCTTAGAATGTTTTAACAGTGCTTTTAAGAATGGAGAGGCTAAATCTATCATAAATTTAAGTTGACACTTCCCAAATATAATTCTTAAACATTTAATCGCCAACCGATTTGTAAGGATATTATAATATTTATCATACAAAATAGTATAAATTATAATGGGATTGTTTTTTTGCTTGTGCATTGTTGTATTCCAGCATTGTTTTAGAGTCTTTAATCTGCTATCGTTAAAACATTTCAGGTAAAGTTTGATGAATTTGATTTTGTTTTATGTTATATCAAGATCAAAAAATTGTAAAGTCAAAAGCGTAAAATGCATAGTGAAAGTGTAAAGTGAGACCTTACTTGGCAATTACGACTAATTTGTAAGACAATTTGAGGCTGTTTTTTGTTAAAAAATTTGTCTTTTTAAGCTAAAAAAAAGTTTTTATGTATTTTTATTAAAAATTATTTATTTGATAATCAGTGTGTTGTGTTTGTTTTTTGAATTAAATATTTGATTTGAGCGATTTAACATTTCACACTTACATTTTTTTAAAAATTTATATATATTTGTTCTTACCCTTTCGAGGGTATGTTTTTCATAGGTAGATGTAGGGTCAGAACATTGTTCTGGCCCTTTTTTGTTTTAATGGATTTAGAAAAACTATTTTTGTGTTATGATGAAAAAGAAAGTGATTGTTGCAGTTACTGGTGCCAGCGGTTCTATTTATGCAAAGGTTTTATTCGATCGGTTATTAAAATTAAAAGATCAGATTGAGACCGTTGGTATAGTAATGAGCGATAACGCAAAGGCAGTGTGGCAATTCGAACTGGGAAACCAGGATTATAATCATTTTAAAGATTTTACCTTTTACAGTAAAAACGATTTTAATGCCCCTTTTGCATCGGGGTCGGCAAAATATGATACGATGATTATCATCCCATGTTCTATGGGAACTTTGGGTAGGGTAGCACATGGAATATCTAACGATTTGATTTCGAGGGCGGCTGATGTGGTGTTAAAGGAGCGTAGAAAATTAATAGCTGTAGTTAGGGATACCCCATTTAACCTGATTCACATTAACAATATGAAAACCGTAACTGAAGCGGGAGGAATCATCTGCCCAGCTAATCCGTCTTTTTACAGTTTGCCCCAGACGATTGAAGAAGTTGCCGGAACAGTAATTAGCAGGGTATTGGATTTAGCGGGCTTCGAACAGGAAAGTTACCGGTGGCAAGAAAGTAATTGATATTTGCTGAATTTTGAATATTTTTGTTCGATTAAACCAATATCATGAAACTATTTTTACGCTCTATCTTATGCTGTGTAGTATTATGCGCATTTTTTTCCAATGCAAAAGCTCAACAGGATTTTCTGGTTAATTCAAAAAACGATACTTTAAAAGGTGAATTTAAAAAACAATTTATCGGCTTTTACAAGTTTAAGCCCGAGGGATCAAACAAATTCAGTAAAATCAATATCGATAGTACCAAAGAGCTTTTTGTTGCAGAAAAAAGTATCAATTATTTAGCCAAATACAGGCCGGAATTAAATGAACCAGAGTTTTTGCTTAGGCTCGAAAAGGGAAAAATCAATCTTGTTCAGTACTATTATGCTTATGGTAATAACAATTATACTTTAATTTGGTATGCCTATAAAGGCGAAGGACCACTTCTTGAAATTAAAAGTAACCAGATTTTCGGAACGAGAAAAGAACGTAAAGAGCATTTTTTCGATCTGATAGGCGATAATGTTTTACTTACCGATCAGTTTAAAATGAATGATAGCTATTCATTTGATACCATCAGAGCTTACATAAAATCGTATAATTCCAGCAATAAATAATGATGAAAAGATATACCTTAATATGC
The nucleotide sequence above comes from Pedobacter riviphilus. Encoded proteins:
- a CDS encoding UbiX family flavin prenyltransferase, with the translated sequence MMKKKVIVAVTGASGSIYAKVLFDRLLKLKDQIETVGIVMSDNAKAVWQFELGNQDYNHFKDFTFYSKNDFNAPFASGSAKYDTMIIIPCSMGTLGRVAHGISNDLISRAADVVLKERRKLIAVVRDTPFNLIHINNMKTVTEAGGIICPANPSFYSLPQTIEEVAGTVISRVLDLAGFEQESYRWQESN